The Polaribacter tangerinus genome has a segment encoding these proteins:
- the gldD gene encoding gliding motility lipoprotein GldD, with amino-acid sequence MRRLLFLISFSLFIGCKEDTLPKPKAFLGLSYPEKHYKELPLQRPYTFKILNNTTVVDAPDNWVTIKYPKLKATLDITYRPVNNNLTELLTEAEKLVFKHTLKAAQIIPKDFINEQKNVFGSLYEITGNAASHLQFHVTDSTKHFLKGALYFYAKPNYDSILPAVSYIKEDVLHLIESLEWKDIQP; translated from the coding sequence ATGCGTAGGTTGTTGTTTTTAATAAGTTTCTCTCTTTTTATTGGGTGTAAAGAAGATACGCTGCCAAAACCAAAGGCATTTTTAGGTTTGTCTTATCCAGAAAAACACTACAAAGAATTACCATTGCAAAGGCCTTACACGTTTAAAATTTTAAATAATACCACTGTTGTAGATGCTCCAGATAATTGGGTAACTATTAAATATCCTAAATTAAAAGCAACATTAGATATTACTTACAGACCTGTAAATAACAATTTAACAGAACTACTAACAGAGGCCGAAAAGTTAGTTTTTAAACATACCTTAAAAGCAGCTCAAATAATACCCAAAGACTTTATAAATGAACAAAAAAATGTTTTTGGAAGCTTATATGAAATCACTGGAAACGCTGCCTCTCACTTACAGTTTCATGTAACTGATAGTACAAAACACTTTTTAAAAGGAGCATTATATTTTTACGCAAAACCAAATTACGATTCTATTTTGCCTGCAGTAAGTTATATTAAAGAAGACGTGTTACACCTTATAGAATCTCTAGAGTGGAAAGATATACAGCCTTAA
- a CDS encoding HesA/MoeB/ThiF family protein, which translates to MKPTKKVLFNRQITLSEIGEAGQEKLQNSEILVVGCGGLGGAIAVHLATSGIGKIHLIDFDIVTTSNLHRQVFYTLKDVGKYKVNVLAKAIKKRAPYTKITTTNKAIHKDNVLTILKKASIVVDGTDSLPTKYLLNDACVLLGKPLVYGSLYKFDGYVATFNIAEKNGNYSANLRDAFPEIATDIPNCEEAGTLNTIVGIIALQQVNEVLKLVTGIGKLLTNQILIYNTLQNSQLKMSIKSIFSKHRIAKIFENENYTISTCKIQDKNLLISADQLKEKLSFKDGNLEIIAVLRNLKLPFKVQQTISIESFEASKININFSKTYVMVCQKGINSYKATELLKKEHPSLRVFSLKGGILNYK; encoded by the coding sequence ATGAAACCAACTAAAAAAGTACTTTTTAATAGGCAAATTACACTCTCTGAAATTGGAGAAGCTGGTCAAGAAAAACTTCAAAATTCAGAGATATTAGTAGTAGGTTGCGGTGGTTTAGGTGGGGCAATTGCAGTACATTTGGCAACTAGCGGAATTGGAAAAATTCATTTAATTGATTTTGACATTGTAACTACCTCTAACCTACACAGACAAGTTTTTTATACCTTAAAAGATGTTGGTAAATACAAGGTAAATGTATTGGCTAAAGCAATAAAAAAAAGAGCCCCTTACACAAAAATAACCACCACTAACAAAGCGATTCATAAAGATAATGTACTAACAATTCTTAAAAAAGCATCGATTGTTGTAGATGGTACAGATTCACTTCCTACAAAATATTTACTAAATGATGCCTGTGTTTTACTTGGTAAACCTCTTGTATATGGTTCTTTATATAAGTTTGATGGTTATGTAGCTACTTTTAATATTGCTGAAAAAAATGGTAATTACTCTGCTAATTTAAGAGATGCTTTTCCAGAAATTGCAACAGATATACCGAATTGCGAGGAAGCAGGAACATTAAATACCATTGTTGGTATTATTGCCTTACAGCAAGTAAATGAGGTATTAAAGTTGGTTACAGGAATTGGTAAGTTACTAACAAATCAAATTTTGATATACAATACTTTGCAAAACTCGCAGTTAAAAATGAGCATAAAATCGATTTTTTCTAAACATCGTATTGCAAAAATTTTTGAGAACGAAAACTATACTATATCAACCTGTAAAATTCAAGATAAAAACTTACTGATAAGTGCAGATCAACTAAAAGAAAAATTGTCCTTTAAAGATGGTAATTTAGAAATAATTGCCGTTTTAAGAAACCTGAAACTTCCCTTTAAAGTTCAACAAACAATTTCAATAGAAAGTTTTGAAGCCTCTAAAATAAACATCAATTTTTCTAAAACCTATGTAATGGTTTGTCAAAAAGGTATAAATAGTTATAAGGCAACTGAACTTTTAAAGAAAGAGCATCCTTCTTTAAGGGTTTTTAGCCTAAAAGGAGGAATTCTAAATTATAAATAA
- a CDS encoding MOSC domain-containing protein → MKVVSTNIGERKEVNWKGKKFTTGIYKYPVNTPIFLNKEGVNNDEISDKKYHGGILQAVYAYSLEHYKFWKEKYPSTEFNYGMFGENLTISNLEETTIHSGDTFKVGEAIIEATIQRDPCYKLGARFNDMKIVKQFWNTTFCGVYFKVIKPGTVKKGDELIQLTSCLNNPTIANLYLQKKEQLKTTK, encoded by the coding sequence ATGAAGGTAGTTTCAACGAATATTGGCGAACGAAAAGAAGTAAACTGGAAAGGAAAAAAGTTTACCACAGGTATTTATAAATACCCAGTTAATACACCTATTTTTTTAAATAAAGAAGGCGTAAACAATGATGAAATTTCAGATAAAAAATATCACGGCGGTATATTACAAGCCGTATATGCATATTCTTTAGAACATTACAAATTTTGGAAAGAGAAATATCCATCTACAGAATTTAACTACGGAATGTTTGGCGAAAACTTAACCATTTCAAACCTCGAAGAAACAACTATTCATTCGGGAGATACCTTTAAAGTTGGAGAAGCCATTATAGAAGCAACCATTCAAAGAGATCCTTGTTATAAATTAGGCGCTCGTTTTAACGATATGAAAATTGTAAAACAATTCTGGAATACTACTTTTTGTGGAGTGTATTTTAAGGTAATTAAACCAGGAACTGTAAAAAAAGGTGACGAACTAATTCAACTAACATCCTGTTTAAATAACCCGACGATTGCTAACTTATATCTACAAAAAAAAGAACAACTTAAAACAACAAAATAA
- a CDS encoding MutS-related protein, with translation MKTPLEFYKNQINVLEKEADKHQRTSVFFSILRFFIFLVTCFSVYYYFGEFPTIIICAFLGILFFIFIVIKQLKVKRLHKITIEKLRINKLEIEVLNGNFYQLPTGKEFSDSLHFYSNDIDLFGKGSFFQYINRTSTIKGKQVLANIITENTTELIIEKQEVVKELSKKVAFRQHFAALAGIEKGATDDYNISDWIQNYTLTLPKYISKIQLLFSTISIILIVSVSLKLMAFNWLVIWFFLGLFTTAKFVKKTNTIYTETNLAKATFKQYHPLLHEIETAFFRSKILKEKQQTINSNTQKASAIFKKFSRILDNFDQRNNIIIAITGNGLFLTDIYHSHKVEKWLLSHKNTVKEWFEVVAFFDAQNSLANLYFNKPSYTFPIISSEKNSVSAEKLGHPLLNNSKRIDNNFTIQKGHFFIITGANMAGKSTFLRTVSLAIVMANCGLPVCAKSFYYHPTKLITSMRTSDSLSEDTSYFYSELKRLKFIVNTIKNEDFFIILDEILKGTNSKDKAIGSKKFVEKLNTSKSTGIIATHDVSLCDLEKDFSTIKNYYFDAEINNNELHFDYILKDGICKNMNASFLLEKMEII, from the coding sequence ATGAAAACACCATTAGAATTTTATAAAAATCAAATAAATGTATTAGAAAAAGAGGCAGACAAACATCAAAGAACATCTGTCTTTTTCAGTATTTTAAGATTTTTTATTTTTTTGGTTACCTGCTTTAGTGTGTATTATTATTTTGGGGAATTTCCAACTATTATAATTTGCGCCTTTTTAGGTATCTTATTTTTTATTTTTATAGTTATTAAACAGTTAAAGGTAAAAAGGTTACATAAAATTACCATAGAAAAGTTACGGATAAATAAGCTTGAAATTGAGGTTTTAAATGGAAATTTTTATCAGTTACCAACTGGAAAAGAGTTTTCAGATTCACTTCATTTTTATAGTAACGATATTGATTTGTTTGGCAAAGGTTCATTTTTTCAATACATCAATAGAACATCAACAATTAAAGGAAAACAAGTACTAGCAAATATAATAACAGAAAATACAACCGAACTAATTATAGAAAAACAAGAGGTTGTAAAAGAACTATCTAAAAAAGTAGCTTTTAGGCAACATTTTGCAGCGTTGGCTGGAATCGAAAAAGGAGCAACAGATGATTATAATATTTCAGACTGGATACAGAACTACACGCTTACATTGCCCAAATACATCTCTAAAATTCAACTATTATTTTCTACTATTTCTATTATTTTAATAGTAAGTGTTTCTTTAAAACTAATGGCATTTAACTGGCTAGTCATTTGGTTTTTTTTAGGCCTTTTTACAACGGCAAAGTTTGTTAAAAAAACCAATACCATTTATACTGAAACAAATTTGGCAAAAGCTACATTTAAACAATATCACCCTTTATTACACGAAATTGAAACCGCTTTTTTTAGGTCTAAAATTTTAAAAGAAAAACAGCAAACTATTAATTCAAATACACAAAAAGCATCAGCTATTTTTAAAAAATTTTCGAGAATTTTAGACAATTTCGATCAGCGTAATAATATTATTATTGCAATAACAGGAAACGGATTATTTCTCACCGATATTTACCATTCTCATAAAGTAGAAAAATGGCTTTTAAGTCATAAAAATACCGTAAAAGAATGGTTTGAAGTAGTTGCTTTTTTTGATGCTCAAAATTCCTTAGCCAATCTTTATTTTAACAAACCATCTTATACTTTTCCAATAATTAGTTCAGAAAAAAATAGTGTTTCTGCAGAAAAATTGGGGCATCCATTATTAAATAATTCAAAAAGAATTGATAATAATTTTACCATTCAAAAAGGGCACTTTTTTATAATTACCGGAGCAAATATGGCTGGAAAAAGTACTTTTTTAAGAACTGTTTCGTTGGCAATTGTAATGGCAAATTGTGGGTTACCCGTTTGCGCAAAAAGCTTTTACTACCACCCAACAAAACTGATAACAAGCATGAGAACTTCAGACTCTTTGTCTGAAGATACTTCTTACTTTTATTCTGAGTTAAAACGATTAAAATTTATTGTAAATACTATTAAAAATGAAGACTTCTTTATAATTTTAGATGAAATATTAAAAGGAACCAATAGTAAAGACAAAGCAATTGGCTCTAAAAAATTTGTAGAAAAACTCAACACATCTAAATCGACTGGAATTATTGCTACACATGATGTAAGTTTATGCGATTTAGAAAAAGATTTTTCTACTATAAAAAACTACTATTTTGATGCCGAAATTAACAATAATGAACTCCACTTTGACTATATTTTAAAAGACGGAATTTGTAAAAATATGAATGCTTCTTTCTTACTAGAAAAAATGGAGATAATTTAG
- a CDS encoding enoyl-CoA hydratase/isomerase family protein, which translates to MTTTRQNGSLYTHIHAKIATIEFGHPASNSFPIKLLERLQKELITVGKNPDVAVIILKSEGKKTFCAGASFDELIAITNKDEGKLFFNGFANVINAMRTCGKLIIGSVQGKAVGGGVGLIAACDYAMATENASIKLSELTIGIGPFVIEPIVTRKIGVAATATLTLDATQWQNAYWAKEKGLYSRVFETKKALDEEVILFAEKLASYNKEALSEMKNVLWYGTENWNELLSERAEISGKLVLSAFTKKAIEKFKK; encoded by the coding sequence ATGACTACTACAAGACAAAACGGAAGCTTATATACTCATATTCATGCAAAAATAGCAACTATAGAATTTGGTCATCCGGCAAGTAACTCTTTTCCTATTAAATTACTAGAAAGACTCCAAAAGGAGCTAATAACAGTGGGTAAAAATCCTGATGTAGCTGTCATTATTTTAAAATCAGAAGGTAAAAAAACCTTTTGTGCTGGAGCTTCTTTTGACGAACTAATTGCCATTACAAATAAAGATGAAGGCAAACTATTTTTTAACGGCTTTGCCAATGTAATAAATGCTATGAGAACCTGTGGTAAGCTAATAATTGGTAGTGTACAGGGTAAGGCAGTTGGCGGTGGTGTTGGCTTAATAGCTGCTTGTGATTATGCCATGGCTACTGAAAACGCTTCCATAAAACTCTCTGAACTTACCATTGGAATTGGTCCTTTTGTTATAGAACCTATCGTTACAAGAAAAATTGGTGTGGCAGCAACTGCAACATTAACTTTAGATGCTACTCAATGGCAAAATGCATATTGGGCTAAAGAAAAAGGACTTTATTCTAGAGTTTTTGAAACAAAAAAAGCATTAGATGAAGAAGTTATATTATTTGCCGAAAAATTGGCTTCTTACAATAAAGAGGCGCTTTCAGAAATGAAAAATGTATTGTGGTATGGTACAGAAAACTGGAATGAACTACTTAGCGAAAGAGCAGAAATTTCTGGTAAACTAGTACTCTCTGCATTTACAAAAAAAGCCATAGAAAAATTTAAAAAATAA